One genomic segment of Coffea arabica cultivar ET-39 chromosome 6e, Coffea Arabica ET-39 HiFi, whole genome shotgun sequence includes these proteins:
- the LOC113695647 gene encoding 18.2 kDa class I heat shock protein-like: MSLMPVFGGRRSVFYNPFSGDGWDAPVNNHQPVHQKQYHGESGVTAWAPPVHGASSHHAVQAPSSFASATVDWRETPEAYIFKTELPPGVRREDVRVELEDNKILKISCERYTEKEDRHDQNYYHHVIERSRCKFLTAFGLPQDSRVDQIRSTIENGVLTVRVPRWEPMHHSHHHVIPVEIL, encoded by the coding sequence ATGTCCCTGATGCCCGTGTTTGGTGGGCGACGAAGCGTCTTCTATAATCCTTTCTCCGGCGATGGATGGGATGCTCCGGTCAACAACCACCAGCCGGTCCACCAAAAACAATATCACGGCGAGAGTGGAGTAACTGCATGGGCACCACCAGTACATGGTGCGTCCTCCCACCATGCGGTGCAGGCCCCGTCATCATTTGCAAGTGCAACTGTCGATTGGAGGGAAACCCCAGAGGCGTACATCTTCAAGACTGAGCTTCCACCAGGGGTGAGGAGAGAAGATGTGAGGGTAGAATTGGAGGATAATAAGATCCTCAAGATAAGCTGCGAGAGGTACACGGAGAAAGAAGACCGACACGATCAGAACTACTACCACCACGTCATCGAACGCAGCAGATGCAAGTTTCTGACCGCCTTCGGGTTGCCCCAAGACTCTAGGGTTGATCAGATCAGGTCAACCATTGAAAATGGGGTGCTCACTGTCCGAGTTCCCAGGTGGGAGCCTATGCACCATTCTCATCATCATGTCATACCAGTTGAAATACTATAA